One Plasmodium berghei ANKA genome assembly, chromosome: 13 genomic region harbors:
- a CDS encoding replication factor C subunit 3, putative, producing MIDANPPKIDEQIPWVEKYRPSVLNDIISHEQVISTIRKFVEKGELPHLLLHGPPGTGKTSTILAVCKELYGESRSSFVLELNASDDRGITVVREQIKTFAESKNHYNICERTSLKLIILDEADHMTFPAQNAMRRIMENYAKNVRFCLICNYVNKITPAIQSRCTSFRFSPLKEEYMLNKALDIAKSENVNLTKNGVESLIRVGRGDMRRILNCLQVVSLSHKNMVIDENVILSTLDIPLPTEIKFILEHLTKSTIKESYEIITKLQEDKGYSIKDIMICLYETVLTYDYPDSAICLLLKNFGEIEERCASGTTEQITLSSLISAFIEFRNELFKLKYEPNKA from the exons atgatTGATGCCAACCCTCCCAAAATTGATGAGCAAATTCCATGG GTGGAAAAATATAGGCCTAGTGTgttaaatgatataatatcACATGAGCAAGTTATATCAACTATACGGAAGTTTGTTGAGAAAGGTGAACTGCCACATTTGCTTTTACATGGTCCACCCGGTACAGGAAAAACATCTACCATTTTAGCAGTATGTAAAGAACTATATGGAGAATCGAGAAGCTCTTTTGTATTAGAATTAAATGCATCAGATGACAGAGGTATAACTGTGGTTCGAGagcaaataaaaacatttgCTGAATCAAAAaatcattataatatttgtgAAAGGACCTCTTTAAAACTGATTATATTAGATGAAGCTGATCATATGACCTTTCCTGCGCAAAATGCTATGAGAAGAATTATGGAAAATTATGCTAAAAATGTCCGTTTTTGCTTAATATGTAATTATGTTAATAAGATTACACCAGCTATACAATCAAGATGCACATCATTTCGATTTTCTCCATTAAAAGAAGAATATATGCTAAATAAAGCTTTAGATATAGCAAAATCAGAAAATGTAAATCTTACAAAAAATGGTGTAGAGAGTCTTATACGTGTTGGGCGTGGGGATATGAGAAgaattttaaattgtttacAAGTAGTATCACTAagtcataaaaatatggtTATTGATGAAAATGTAATATTATCTACGTTAGATATTCCATTACCTactgaaataaaattcatattaGAGCATCTTACAAAAAGTACTATAAAAGAATCATATGAAATTATCACAAAATTGCAAGAAGATAAAGGATATTCAATAAAAGATATTATGATATGTTTATATGAAACTGTTTTAACTTATGATTATCCTGATTCGGCCATTTGCCTTCttcttaaaaattttgGAGAAATAGAAGAAAGATGCGCTTCTGGTACTACTGAGCAAATAACCTTATCTTCTCTAATTAGCGCATTTATTGAATTTCgaaatgaattatttaaattgaaATATGAACCAAACAAAGCATAA